The following are from one region of the Gossypium hirsutum isolate 1008001.06 chromosome D03, Gossypium_hirsutum_v2.1, whole genome shotgun sequence genome:
- the LOC107932568 gene encoding casein kinase II subunit alpha isoform X2 has translation MAIRPLNFTTISLHHHSPRLSLSLLFSPSPISSSLASTLSFLRGIASKTSYSAVSQQQQQQQKLRKELLLKELKETETLAQKIGKAIRHPGFPSKSRVYADVNVIRPKEYWDYESLIVQWGEQDDYRVVRKVGRGKYSEVFEGVHCTDNEKCIIKILKPVKKKKIKREIKILQNLCGGPNIVKLLDIVRDQQSKTPSLIFEYVNNTDFKVLYPTLSDYDIRYYIYELLKALDYCHSQGIMHRDVKPHNVMIDHELRKLRLIDWGLAEFYHPGKEYNVRVASRYFKGPELLVDLQDYDYSLDLWSLGCMFAGMIFRKEPFFYGRDNYDQLVKIAKVLGTDELNAYLNKYGIELDPHLLFLVGRHSHKPWTKFINAENQHLALPEAIDFLDKLLRYDHLERLTAKEAMAHPYFYPIRNAESSRTRT, from the exons ATGGCCATAAGGCCTTTGAATTTCACGACAATCTCTCTTCACCACCACAGCCCCCGTCTCAGCCTCTCTCTCCTCTTCTCCCCTTCACCAATCTCCTCCTCTCTTGCTTCGACCCTTTCCTTCCTCCGCGGAATCGCCTCCAAAACATCATACTCCGCCGTTTCTCAACAGCAACAGCAGCAACAAAAGCTGAGGAAAGAGCTTTTGTTGAAGGAGCTGAAAGAAACCGAAACCCTGGCGCAAAAGATAGGGAAAGCCATTAGGCACCCTGGCTTTCCTTCTAAGTCTAGGGTTTACGCCGATGTCAATGTTATTCGTCCTAAAGAGTACTGGGATTACGAGTCTCTAATTGTCCAATGGGG GGAACAAGATGATTACAGGGTGGTTAGGAAAGTTGGAAGAGGGAAATACAGTGAGGTTTTCGAAGGCGTTCATTGTACTGATAATGAGAAATGTATTATCAAGATTCTCAAACCTGTAAAGAAGAAGAAG ATTAAGAGGGAGATTAAAATTCTGCAAAATCTTTGTGGAGGGCCAAATATTGTGAAGTTGCTCGATATAGTTAGGGATCAGCAATCGAAGACGCCGAGTCTTATATTTGAATACGTGAATAATACGGATTTTAAAGTGCTTTATCCGACACTCTCAGATTATGATATTAGATATTATATCTATGAACTTTTGAAG GCATTGGATTATTGCCACTCACAAGGTATTATGCACCGAGATGTGAAGCCCCATAATGTGATGATTGATCACGAGCTGCGTAAACTTCGTCTTATTGATTGGGGCCTTGCTGAGTTCTATCATCCAGGGAAAGAATACAATGTTCGTGTTGCTTCGAG ATATTTTAAAGGTCCTGAGCTTCTTGTTGATTTGCAAGACTATGATTACTCTTTAGACTTGTGGAGCCTTGGTTGTATGTTTGCTGGAATG ATATTCCGGAAGGAGCCATTCTTTTATGGGCGTGATAATTATGATCAACTAGTCAAGATAGCCAAG GTTCTTGGGACAGATGAATTAAATGCTTATCTAAATAAGTATGGTATCGAATTGGATCCCCATCTTTTATTTCTTGTTGGGAG GCATAGTCACAAACCTTGGACAAAGTTCATTAATGCTGAGAATCAACATCTGGCATTACCTGAG GCCATTGATTTCCTCGATAAGTTGCTTCGATATGATCATTTGGAAAGGCTAACTGCAAAAGAAGCAATG GCTCATCCTTATTTTTACCCGATTAGAAATGCGGAAAGCAGCAGAACTCGGACCTAG
- the LOC107932568 gene encoding casein kinase II subunit alpha isoform X1 → MAIRPLNFTTISLHHHSPRLSLSLLFSPSPISSSLASTLSFLRGIASKTSYSAVSQQQQQQQKLRKELLLKELKETETLAQKIGKAIRHPGFPSKSRVYADVNVIRPKEYWDYESLIVQWGREQDDYRVVRKVGRGKYSEVFEGVHCTDNEKCIIKILKPVKKKKIKREIKILQNLCGGPNIVKLLDIVRDQQSKTPSLIFEYVNNTDFKVLYPTLSDYDIRYYIYELLKALDYCHSQGIMHRDVKPHNVMIDHELRKLRLIDWGLAEFYHPGKEYNVRVASRYFKGPELLVDLQDYDYSLDLWSLGCMFAGMIFRKEPFFYGRDNYDQLVKIAKVLGTDELNAYLNKYGIELDPHLLFLVGRHSHKPWTKFINAENQHLALPEAIDFLDKLLRYDHLERLTAKEAMAHPYFYPIRNAESSRTRT, encoded by the exons ATGGCCATAAGGCCTTTGAATTTCACGACAATCTCTCTTCACCACCACAGCCCCCGTCTCAGCCTCTCTCTCCTCTTCTCCCCTTCACCAATCTCCTCCTCTCTTGCTTCGACCCTTTCCTTCCTCCGCGGAATCGCCTCCAAAACATCATACTCCGCCGTTTCTCAACAGCAACAGCAGCAACAAAAGCTGAGGAAAGAGCTTTTGTTGAAGGAGCTGAAAGAAACCGAAACCCTGGCGCAAAAGATAGGGAAAGCCATTAGGCACCCTGGCTTTCCTTCTAAGTCTAGGGTTTACGCCGATGTCAATGTTATTCGTCCTAAAGAGTACTGGGATTACGAGTCTCTAATTGTCCAATGGGG CAGGGAACAAGATGATTACAGGGTGGTTAGGAAAGTTGGAAGAGGGAAATACAGTGAGGTTTTCGAAGGCGTTCATTGTACTGATAATGAGAAATGTATTATCAAGATTCTCAAACCTGTAAAGAAGAAGAAG ATTAAGAGGGAGATTAAAATTCTGCAAAATCTTTGTGGAGGGCCAAATATTGTGAAGTTGCTCGATATAGTTAGGGATCAGCAATCGAAGACGCCGAGTCTTATATTTGAATACGTGAATAATACGGATTTTAAAGTGCTTTATCCGACACTCTCAGATTATGATATTAGATATTATATCTATGAACTTTTGAAG GCATTGGATTATTGCCACTCACAAGGTATTATGCACCGAGATGTGAAGCCCCATAATGTGATGATTGATCACGAGCTGCGTAAACTTCGTCTTATTGATTGGGGCCTTGCTGAGTTCTATCATCCAGGGAAAGAATACAATGTTCGTGTTGCTTCGAG ATATTTTAAAGGTCCTGAGCTTCTTGTTGATTTGCAAGACTATGATTACTCTTTAGACTTGTGGAGCCTTGGTTGTATGTTTGCTGGAATG ATATTCCGGAAGGAGCCATTCTTTTATGGGCGTGATAATTATGATCAACTAGTCAAGATAGCCAAG GTTCTTGGGACAGATGAATTAAATGCTTATCTAAATAAGTATGGTATCGAATTGGATCCCCATCTTTTATTTCTTGTTGGGAG GCATAGTCACAAACCTTGGACAAAGTTCATTAATGCTGAGAATCAACATCTGGCATTACCTGAG GCCATTGATTTCCTCGATAAGTTGCTTCGATATGATCATTTGGAAAGGCTAACTGCAAAAGAAGCAATG GCTCATCCTTATTTTTACCCGATTAGAAATGCGGAAAGCAGCAGAACTCGGACCTAG